One Janthinobacterium sp. TB1-E2 genomic region harbors:
- a CDS encoding DUF2300 domain-containing protein, which produces MATLLLAAPAWSASLDVAWWRDGKMEVRQLRQGGTASPPFDGARQVPLASLWKLFVYVYASDNKVAMPDYRCGGRDPEEVYCCDAGQSIGHDAALAQSCGPFFSPKRLMIAPASWRQYWTGRLGAAPAGDLGWLSDPAQLAPARTVRLDSLLRALDSIPAASRADAEAALLRVVLDGRGAGTARWFGSQLRVKTYSWHERRRTDERIGGAAGWLADGTPIWFGGAGGSSNVFEQWAPRLAASLPPVGAADDGGCVVVDYFKRYPIRTVRGERGVAAPGPLNGRYHVQFDNGQNLALRSAGELMLLQEKGGRPQLRGRFGVNEYVARVLDREANANEPEAAKALAIAARTYLQQNAVTVAGCQQIADSSATQRVSPSPATPAALAIARWTDQLIVDGVTVRYHSNQASEGTMAWSEAVRQARQGKHYDELLAAAYPGGALSTFGNTGARCRRLAQNEDWLARSVPRWQRVLLREAGYEAPPQAPLVCALQSGAPYSEQSRNRIYMRPLATREDRITLAHEYLHLGLRNHPRGQDEEYVERLARRLVDLNLEAL; this is translated from the coding sequence ATGGCGACTCTGTTGCTGGCCGCTCCTGCCTGGTCTGCATCGCTGGATGTGGCCTGGTGGCGTGACGGCAAGATGGAAGTGCGCCAGTTGCGCCAGGGTGGCACGGCGTCGCCGCCGTTTGACGGCGCGCGGCAAGTACCGCTGGCCAGCTTGTGGAAGCTGTTCGTGTATGTGTACGCGAGCGATAACAAGGTGGCGATGCCGGACTACCGCTGCGGCGGCCGCGATCCGGAAGAGGTGTATTGCTGCGATGCAGGCCAGAGCATCGGCCACGACGCGGCGCTGGCGCAATCGTGCGGTCCATTTTTCTCGCCCAAGCGCCTGATGATCGCGCCGGCTTCATGGCGCCAGTACTGGACCGGCCGCCTGGGCGCGGCGCCCGCAGGCGACCTTGGCTGGCTGTCCGACCCCGCGCAACTGGCGCCGGCGCGCACGGTGCGCCTCGATAGCCTGCTGCGCGCGCTGGACAGCATCCCGGCCGCCAGCCGCGCGGACGCCGAAGCGGCGCTACTGCGCGTGGTGCTCGATGGACGCGGCGCCGGCACGGCGCGTTGGTTCGGCAGCCAGTTGCGCGTCAAAACGTATTCCTGGCACGAGCGGCGCCGGACGGACGAACGTATCGGCGGCGCGGCCGGCTGGCTGGCCGACGGCACGCCGATCTGGTTCGGCGGCGCGGGCGGCAGCAGCAATGTCTTCGAGCAGTGGGCGCCCAGGCTGGCCGCCAGCTTGCCGCCGGTAGGCGCGGCCGACGATGGCGGTTGCGTGGTGGTCGATTATTTCAAGCGCTATCCGATCCGCACCGTGCGCGGCGAACGTGGCGTGGCCGCACCTGGCCCGCTCAATGGCCGCTACCATGTGCAATTCGACAATGGCCAGAACCTGGCCTTGCGCAGCGCCGGCGAGCTGATGCTGCTGCAAGAGAAGGGCGGCCGTCCGCAATTGCGTGGCCGCTTCGGCGTCAATGAATATGTGGCGCGCGTGCTCGACCGCGAAGCGAATGCCAACGAGCCGGAAGCGGCCAAGGCGCTGGCGATTGCCGCGCGCACGTATCTGCAGCAGAACGCGGTGACGGTGGCGGGCTGCCAGCAGATCGCCGACAGCAGCGCGACCCAGCGTGTCAGTCCCAGCCCCGCCACGCCAGCGGCCCTGGCGATTGCGCGCTGGACCGACCAGCTGATTGTCGATGGCGTCACCGTGCGCTATCACAGTAACCAGGCGTCCGAGGGCACGATGGCGTGGAGCGAGGCGGTGCGCCAGGCCAGACAGGGCAAGCACTATGATGAATTGCTGGCGGCGGCCTATCCCGGCGGCGCCCTGAGCACCTTCGGCAATACGGGCGCGCGTTGCCGGCGCCTGGCGCAGAACGAGGATTGGCTGGCGCGGTCCGTGCCGCGCTGGCAGCGCGTGCTGCTGCGCGAGGCCGGTTATGAAGCGCCGCCGCAAGCGCCGCTGGTCTGCGCCTTGCAGAGCGGCGCGCCATATTCGGAGCAGTCGCGCAACCGCATTTATATGCGGCCGCTGGCCACGCGCGAAGACCGCATCACCCTGGCCCATGAATATTTACACCTTGGCCTGCGCAATCATCCGCGCGGCCAGGACGAAGAATATGTCGAGCGGCTGGCACGCCGGCTCGTCGACCTTAACCTGGAGGCCCTGTGA
- a CDS encoding DUF2868 domain-containing protein, giving the protein MNEQIAREVVLVRAIETADQKKEVLSEDDRMYASRSARELAQWQASGKQAEVTGDDFLQQRSELIIKRITERTPAFAAFAKRRNGMKTLALALPLLALLLGAGLDRITDPHRVDLLSAPLLLIIAWNVLVYLGLLIWLCIPSHSLGWPKAGLVRHLSVGRLALPRKLPHALSSGLLSFMGEWAHLSAKLTAARLSRTIHLSAAMFAIGAVASLYARGFLSQYAAGWESTFLNPGQVHSLLSTLFAPAIALFHLQGFSLAEIEALRFPQTTTIEGGARWVHLYAATIFLLVVVPRLILALFNNWRAARLARNFPLDLDQPYFRKLNESIGVATGGMLRVLPYSFTVDEARHMGLGQLSIMLFGEQGRMMLRPSMSYGEEPQDVLRGTDLNDPQVNITAVLFNLTATPEKENHGAFLDYLVQSSARGIAVLIDESSYLERAGEQADNGARLAERVALWQQFCQFHKTTATVVNLLNPALHPLDAGVGLKVSAAA; this is encoded by the coding sequence ATGAACGAGCAGATTGCGAGAGAAGTGGTATTGGTCCGTGCTATCGAGACGGCCGACCAGAAAAAAGAAGTCCTCAGCGAGGACGACCGCATGTATGCCAGCCGCAGCGCGCGTGAGCTTGCGCAGTGGCAAGCTTCGGGCAAGCAGGCCGAAGTGACAGGTGACGATTTCCTGCAGCAGCGTTCCGAGCTGATCATCAAGCGCATCACCGAGCGCACCCCCGCTTTCGCTGCCTTCGCGAAGCGTCGCAACGGCATGAAGACCCTGGCGCTGGCCTTGCCATTGCTGGCCTTGCTGCTGGGCGCCGGGCTCGACCGCATCACGGATCCCCATCGCGTCGACTTGCTGTCTGCGCCCTTGTTGCTGATCATCGCCTGGAATGTGCTGGTCTACCTGGGCTTGCTGATCTGGCTATGCATTCCCTCGCACTCGCTCGGCTGGCCGAAGGCGGGACTGGTGCGTCACCTGAGCGTGGGCCGCCTGGCCCTGCCGCGCAAACTGCCGCACGCCTTGTCTTCAGGTTTGCTCAGTTTCATGGGGGAATGGGCACACTTGAGCGCCAAGCTGACGGCCGCGCGCCTGAGCCGTACCATCCACCTGAGCGCCGCCATGTTTGCCATCGGCGCCGTTGCCTCACTGTATGCCCGCGGCTTTCTGTCGCAATATGCGGCCGGCTGGGAAAGCACCTTTTTAAATCCCGGCCAAGTGCACAGCCTGCTTTCGACCTTGTTTGCACCGGCTATTGCCCTGTTTCATTTGCAAGGTTTTTCGCTGGCGGAAATCGAAGCACTGCGCTTCCCGCAAACGACGACCATCGAAGGTGGCGCGCGCTGGGTGCATTTGTATGCGGCAACCATCTTTCTGTTGGTCGTCGTTCCCCGCCTGATCCTGGCCCTGTTCAACAATTGGCGCGCCGCGCGCCTGGCCAGGAACTTTCCGCTGGATCTCGATCAGCCGTATTTCCGCAAGCTTAATGAAAGCATTGGCGTGGCCACGGGTGGCATGCTGCGCGTCTTGCCGTACAGCTTTACTGTCGATGAAGCACGCCACATGGGATTGGGCCAGCTTTCCATCATGCTGTTCGGCGAGCAGGGGCGCATGATGCTGCGTCCATCGATGTCGTACGGCGAAGAGCCGCAGGACGTCTTGCGCGGCACGGACTTGAACGATCCGCAAGTCAATATCACGGCCGTACTGTTCAATCTGACGGCGACGCCTGAAAAGGAAAATCACGGCGCCTTCCTCGATTATCTGGTGCAATCGTCGGCACGCGGCATCGCCGTCCTGATCGACGAGTCCAGCTACCTGGAGCGCGCCGGCGAGCAGGCGGATAACGGCGCGCGCCTGGCGGAACGAGTCGCCCTGTGGCAGCAGTTTTGCCAGTTCCATAAAACTACGGCCACCGTGGTCAATTTGCTCAACCCTGCCTTGCACCCGCTTGATGCAGGTGTCGGCTTGAAAGTATCGGCAGCAGCATGA
- a CDS encoding YfaP family protein, which yields MLLPLWAQAQVTIDAPKSGWRNSAGAREDYTQAVNYPAASVNLQPGQAETAQIRGRIAGAVKGKPATLVVNGVAMPMEVGEDGSYGRPYGFGSGSNSVEVRSPDGRSRARTQFVDSYQGKTQARLRIVLSWDSAGTDLDLHVVTPDGGHAWYGNRVLKDGGALDVDVTTGYGPEIFSSAAPVKGNYHAYVNYYGSGENTAMLTVARISIITNEGTPREKLQSFQVPMRAAGELTLVKSFVLP from the coding sequence ATGCTATTGCCACTATGGGCGCAGGCCCAGGTCACCATCGACGCACCGAAGAGCGGCTGGCGCAATTCGGCCGGTGCGCGCGAGGACTATACGCAAGCGGTCAATTACCCCGCCGCGTCGGTCAACCTGCAGCCGGGCCAGGCTGAAACGGCGCAGATACGGGGCCGTATCGCGGGCGCCGTCAAGGGCAAGCCCGCTACCCTGGTGGTCAACGGCGTGGCGATGCCGATGGAAGTTGGTGAGGATGGCAGCTATGGCCGGCCTTACGGTTTCGGCAGCGGCTCGAACAGCGTGGAAGTACGCTCGCCCGATGGCAGGAGTCGCGCGCGCACCCAGTTTGTCGACAGCTACCAGGGCAAGACCCAGGCGCGCCTGCGCATCGTGCTGTCTTGGGACAGTGCCGGCACCGACCTCGATCTGCATGTGGTCACGCCGGATGGTGGCCACGCCTGGTATGGCAACCGCGTATTAAAAGATGGCGGCGCGCTGGACGTGGACGTGACGACTGGCTATGGTCCGGAAATCTTTTCCAGCGCGGCGCCCGTGAAGGGCAACTATCACGCCTATGTCAATTACTACGGCAGCGGCGAAAACACCGCCATGCTGACTGTCGCGCGCATATCGATCATCACCAACGAAGGCACGCCGCGCGAAAAGCTGCAAAGCTTCCAGGTGCCGATGCGGGCGGCGGGCGAGCTGACCCTGGTGAAATCGTTTGTCTTGCCATAA